In Blautia wexlerae DSM 19850, a single window of DNA contains:
- a CDS encoding glutamyl-tRNA amidotransferase subunit A, with the protein MKLFKKNENKKTTKLPMTKKVKKGFRYYCMAVMAMTFVLGTSVTAFAANDPIQVVNNLSDFIFGLVRAVGMIMLGFGIVQIGLSLKSHDPSQRANGFLTLAGGVVITFAKEILTLITG; encoded by the coding sequence ATGAAACTTTTTAAGAAGAACGAGAACAAGAAAACCACGAAGCTGCCGATGACTAAAAAGGTTAAGAAAGGCTTCCGCTATTACTGTATGGCTGTTATGGCAATGACCTTTGTGCTTGGTACTTCCGTAACCGCCTTTGCTGCCAATGACCCCATTCAGGTAGTCAACAATCTGTCCGATTTCATTTTCGGTCTGGTGAGGGCTGTTGGTATGATTATGCTCGGCTTTGGTATCGTGCAGATTGGTCTTTCCCTCAAATCCCATGACCCGTCCCAGAGAGCTAACGGATTTTTGACCCTTGCAGGCGGCGTTGTCATTACCTTCGCAAAAGAAATCTTGACTCTTATCACAGGCTAA
- a CDS encoding VirD4-like conjugal transfer protein, CD1115 family, with product MRNDDQKTSLILSVCGILPVVWLALLTAPYVSGGLVEIIRGLPVAMGNPFEIMVCEDSVKTVLIFLLAYAMGIGVYFSTRRNYRRREEHGSAKWGNAGALNKKYRDKDPSANKLLTQNVRIGLDGKKHRRNLNILVCGGSGAGKTRFFCKPNAMQCNTSFVILDPKGEIVRDIGGLLENKGYEVRVLDLINMHRSHCYNPFVYLRNDNDVQRLVTNLFKATTPKGSQSQDPFWDTAASMLLLALVFYLKYEAPPDEQNFPMVMELLRAGEVREDDDSYVSPLDELFDRLEMVNPEHIALKYYRDYHSGSAKTLKSIQITLAARLEKFNLESLAGLTATDELNLPSLGEKKVALFALIPDNDTSFNFLVSILYTQLFQQLFYLADHKYGGSLPVHCHFIMDEFANVSLPDDFDKILSVMRSRGVSVSIILQNLAQLKALFEKQWESIVGNCDEFLYLGGNEQSTHKYVSELLGKETIDTNTYGKSSGRSGNYSTNYQISGRELMTPDEVRMLDNRYALLFVRGERPVMDFKYDILKHPNVKLTADGGQPPYIHGEPTQAVATLVFDSDIPDNAVSVKAVSTSYELLSDEDLEEIFNL from the coding sequence ATGAGGAACGATGACCAGAAAACGAGCCTAATCCTTTCTGTCTGCGGCATACTTCCTGTCGTATGGCTTGCCCTGCTGACAGCACCCTATGTCAGCGGTGGTCTTGTAGAGATTATCCGAGGTCTGCCTGTGGCGATGGGCAATCCGTTTGAAATAATGGTATGTGAGGACAGCGTAAAGACTGTCCTCATTTTTTTACTTGCCTACGCTATGGGCATCGGCGTTTATTTCTCTACACGCAGGAATTACCGCAGGCGTGAGGAACACGGCTCTGCGAAATGGGGCAACGCAGGTGCTTTGAATAAGAAGTACCGAGATAAAGACCCGTCAGCTAATAAGCTTTTGACCCAGAATGTCCGTATCGGGTTGGACGGGAAAAAGCACCGCAGGAATCTGAATATTTTAGTCTGCGGCGGTTCTGGTGCGGGAAAAACGAGGTTTTTCTGCAAGCCAAATGCTATGCAGTGCAACACATCTTTTGTAATACTCGACCCAAAGGGCGAAATCGTCCGTGACATCGGCGGTCTGTTGGAAAACAAAGGCTATGAGGTGCGTGTGCTTGACCTTATCAATATGCACCGCAGCCATTGTTACAATCCCTTTGTCTATCTGCGGAACGATAACGATGTTCAGAGGTTGGTAACAAACTTGTTTAAGGCGACCACGCCGAAAGGCTCACAGTCGCAAGACCCGTTCTGGGATACGGCGGCGAGTATGCTGCTTCTGGCTCTGGTGTTCTATCTGAAATATGAAGCACCGCCAGACGAACAGAATTTCCCGATGGTTATGGAGCTGCTCCGTGCAGGCGAAGTCCGAGAGGACGATGACAGCTATGTAAGCCCTCTAGACGAGCTGTTTGACCGTCTGGAAATGGTAAACCCAGAGCATATCGCCCTCAAGTATTACAGGGATTACCACTCTGGTAGTGCAAAGACCTTAAAGAGTATCCAGATAACTCTTGCCGCAAGGCTTGAAAAATTCAATCTGGAGAGCCTTGCAGGGCTTACTGCCACCGATGAGCTTAACCTGCCAAGTCTGGGCGAAAAGAAGGTCGCTCTGTTCGCTCTGATACCAGACAACGACACGAGTTTTAACTTCCTTGTCAGTATCCTTTATACCCAACTCTTTCAGCAGCTTTTTTATCTAGCAGACCACAAGTACGGCGGAAGCCTGCCTGTGCATTGCCATTTCATAATGGACGAATTTGCGAATGTTTCATTGCCCGACGACTTTGATAAAATCCTGTCTGTTATGCGTTCCAGAGGGGTATCGGTATCCATTATCCTGCAAAATCTGGCACAGCTCAAAGCCCTTTTTGAAAAGCAATGGGAAAGCATTGTCGGCAACTGCGATGAGTTTCTGTATCTGGGCGGCAACGAGCAAAGCACCCACAAATATGTGTCAGAGCTTTTGGGCAAGGAAACCATTGATACCAACACCTACGGGAAAAGCTCTGGGCGGAGTGGTAACTATTCAACAAATTATCAGATTTCGGGGCGTGAGCTGATGACCCCAGACGAAGTGCGTATGCTTGATAACCGTTACGCACTTCTTTTTGTGCGTGGAGAACGCCCCGTTATGGACTTCAAGTATGACATTTTGAAGCACCCGAATGTGAAGCTGACGGCTGACGGAGGGCAACCGCCGTATATCCACGGAGAGCCTACGCAGGCTGTCGCAACCCTTGTGTTTGACAGTGATATTCCAGATAACGCCGTGAGCGTGAAAGCTGTCAGCACTTCCTATGAGCTTCTGTCCGATGAGGACTTGGAAGAAATATTCAATTTATAA
- a CDS encoding PrgI family protein: MEVKINKEIRNYTESMFFGLSLRQFIFSVLACGVAMGLYFLLRPRFGTETLSWVCILGAFPFAAMGFIKYNGMTAEQFVWAWLKSEFLMPKKLMFLPDNLYYETVKPTIEAYEKGLTTVRKKQKGRTPKPKKSKKKKAKCSKEVNNAENS; encoded by the coding sequence TTGGAAGTAAAGATAAATAAGGAAATCCGTAATTATACGGAGAGTATGTTTTTTGGACTGTCACTCAGACAGTTCATTTTTTCTGTCCTTGCCTGCGGCGTGGCGATGGGTTTGTATTTTCTTCTCCGTCCACGGTTTGGAACGGAAACCCTCAGTTGGGTTTGTATCTTAGGTGCATTCCCCTTTGCGGCTATGGGCTTTATCAAATACAACGGTATGACCGCAGAGCAGTTTGTCTGGGCGTGGCTTAAATCAGAATTTCTGATGCCGAAAAAGCTGATGTTCCTGCCAGATAATCTTTATTATGAAACGGTGAAGCCAACCATTGAAGCCTATGAAAAAGGGTTGACGACAGTACGGAAAAAGCAGAAAGGCAGGACACCAAAACCAAAGAAATCGAAAAAGAAAAAAGCGAAATGCAGCAAGGAGGTAAACAATGCTGAGAACTCTTAA
- a CDS encoding PcfB family protein has product MNTGGEAAEQIVRMSLEGFEVAAKITGAGAKNIAILLYSILKEEKKTKGKARLTSMLRSGKELKVFTVKNGDLKKFTQEAKKYGVLYCVLTDRKNKDPNAEVDVIARAEDASKISRIVERFNLASVDTASIVTEAEKSKDAKDGQPEPDIGVQEKAEKDKLLDELMGKPVQKEENAPNPSVAKTEKSPQSEPTLEQPKKSAEGATMTKEKPSVREELRKIKESRKEQEAEIGTSDLDKSGASDRAKSANRKTEHKQPTRKKKKPKSKETR; this is encoded by the coding sequence ATGAACACAGGCGGCGAAGCGGCAGAACAAATCGTCCGAATGAGCTTGGAGGGCTTTGAGGTCGCTGCCAAAATTACAGGTGCAGGTGCGAAGAACATCGCTATCCTGTTGTATTCCATTCTCAAAGAAGAAAAGAAAACCAAAGGCAAAGCAAGGCTGACGAGTATGCTCCGTTCTGGTAAGGAGCTGAAAGTCTTTACCGTCAAAAACGGCGACTTAAAGAAGTTCACGCAGGAAGCGAAAAAATACGGTGTGCTTTACTGTGTCCTCACGGACAGGAAAAACAAAGACCCCAATGCGGAGGTCGATGTCATCGCCCGTGCCGAGGACGCATCGAAAATCAGTCGTATCGTGGAACGCTTTAATCTTGCTTCGGTGGATACCGCTTCTATTGTGACGGAAGCCGAGAAATCCAAAGATGCAAAGGACGGTCAGCCAGAGCCAGATATTGGTGTGCAGGAAAAGGCGGAGAAAGACAAGCTGCTTGACGAGCTTATGGGCAAGCCTGTCCAGAAGGAGGAAAACGCCCCAAACCCCTCGGTGGCAAAGACAGAAAAATCCCCTCAGTCCGAGCCTACCTTAGAGCAGCCAAAGAAGTCCGCAGAGGGGGCTACTATGACTAAGGAGAAACCTTCTGTCAGAGAGGAACTGCGGAAAATCAAGGAGAGCCGCAAGGAGCAGGAAGCAGAGATTGGCACTTCCGACCTGGACAAAAGCGGTGCTTCCGACAGGGCGAAAAGTGCTAACAGGAAAACGGAGCATAAACAGCCCACAAGAAAGAAAAAGAAACCAAAATCCAAAGAAACGAGGTAA